One window of the Vigna radiata var. radiata cultivar VC1973A chromosome 1, Vradiata_ver6, whole genome shotgun sequence genome contains the following:
- the LOC106764066 gene encoding probable 3-beta-hydroxysteroid-Delta(8),Delta(7)-isomerase — protein sequence MDPSLVSQGHPYVPLDLHLPDYSPCLLSMSNIISVFAFSSLLIVSLIWIFSGGLKKRKVDRVLMCWWAFTGLTHMILEGYFVFSPEFFKDKSGFYLAEVWKEYSKGDSRYAGRDAGVVTVEGITAVLEGPASLLAVYAIATGKSYSYILQFAISLGQLYGTAVYYITAILEGDNFSSNTFYYYAYYIGANFSWIVIPSIIAVRCWRKICAAFRLQGSQTKKPKAH from the exons atggatcCATCCCTAGTCTCGCAGGGTCACCCTTATGTCCCACTCGATTTGCACCTACCCGATTACTCTCCCTGCTTACTTTCCATGTCCAACATTATCTCCGTCTTCGCCTTCTCCTCGTTGCTCATCGTCTCTCTCATCTGGATTTTCTCAG GAGGTCTTAAGAAAAGGAAAGTTGACAGAGTGCTGATGTGCTGGTGGGCCTTCACAGGCCTTACACACATGATTCTTGAGGgctattttgttttctcaccTGAGTTTTTCAAGGATAAGAGTGGCTTCTACCTGGCTGAAGTTT GGAAGGAATATAGCAAAGGGGATTCAAGGTATGCTGGAAGGGATGCAGGAGTAGTTACTGTTGAAGGAATAACAGCTGTTTTGGAGGGTCCAGCTAGCCTCCTAGCAGT ATATGCAATAGCTACAGGAAAGTCATACAGCTACATACTTCAGTTTGCCATTTCTTTGGGTCAATTATATGGAACTGCTGTCTATTACATCACAGCTATTTTGGAAGGTGATAATTTTTCTAGCAACACATTTTACTATTATGCATACTATATTGGAGCAAATTTCTCTTGGATTGTAATACCCTCTATCATTGCCGTCCGCTGTTGGAGGAAGATCTGTGCAGCATTTCGGCTTCAAGGAAGTCAGACAAAAAAGCCTAAAGCTCATTGA